One region of Permianibacter fluminis genomic DNA includes:
- a CDS encoding metallophosphoesterase, protein MRASTLLIARRLAIALLAFFLLLVGAFVYLGQTPPGKLSNDFEQPERISFLAIGDQGSGQLPQRRVAAAMADAAEADPNVRFCLLLGDNFYGHGVTSVTDWQWRWKFESVYSAVALWTLPFYSVLGNHDYLGNVQAQLDYSQQGQGSNRFRLPARQYIRDFGQAAGRPLVRIAFIDTNDTANDFAAARALIKQAFSATPSEPLWRIVVAHHPIRTFGRYRDDTELRKALLPDLIAAKVQLYLSGHDHNLQLIAAPNEPVFAISGGGGAGLYPKTGADTSLRYFNAAHGYLKVDVSASGIHLGLHPLSGEPAYDFAIPRADAHAGNY, encoded by the coding sequence ATGCGTGCTTCAACACTGCTTATCGCGCGCCGGCTCGCGATAGCTTTGCTGGCTTTTTTTCTGCTGCTCGTTGGTGCGTTTGTCTATTTAGGGCAAACTCCACCGGGCAAACTATCCAATGATTTTGAGCAGCCCGAGCGCATTAGTTTTCTGGCTATCGGCGACCAAGGGAGTGGGCAGCTGCCGCAGCGTCGCGTCGCCGCCGCCATGGCGGATGCCGCCGAAGCCGACCCTAACGTCCGATTTTGTTTGCTACTCGGCGACAACTTCTACGGGCACGGTGTGACATCCGTTACCGATTGGCAATGGCGCTGGAAATTTGAGTCGGTGTATTCGGCAGTCGCCTTGTGGACGTTGCCGTTTTACTCGGTGCTGGGCAATCACGATTATCTGGGCAATGTGCAAGCGCAGTTGGATTACAGCCAGCAGGGACAAGGTAGCAATCGTTTTCGGCTACCGGCACGACAATACATTCGTGATTTCGGCCAAGCTGCCGGTCGACCTTTAGTCCGAATTGCCTTCATCGATACCAATGACACTGCCAACGACTTTGCCGCGGCTCGAGCGCTGATCAAGCAAGCGTTCTCGGCGACGCCGTCCGAGCCGCTGTGGCGGATCGTGGTAGCACATCACCCGATACGGACATTCGGCCGTTATCGCGATGATACGGAGCTACGTAAAGCACTTCTGCCGGACTTGATTGCGGCGAAAGTCCAACTCTACCTCTCGGGTCACGACCACAACCTGCAGCTAATCGCAGCACCCAATGAGCCCGTCTTTGCGATCAGCGGTGGCGGTGGCGCCGGGCTGTATCCGAAAACGGGCGCCGACACGTCGCTGCGCTACTTCAATGCCGCTCATGGCTACCTGAAGGTCGACGTCTCTGCGAGCGGCATTCACTTGGGCCTGCATCCCCTGAGTGGCGAGCCCGCTTACGACTTTGCTATTCCGCGGGCGGATGCCCATGCGGGCAACTACTGA
- a CDS encoding COG4705 family protein — MRRRPFATALNESLLARTNRRNDVSATINPAITPRELLNKVPEVTIYFWIIKIMATTVGETGADFLIFNLRFGLENTSYLMSALLAVVVLSQILVKQYIPWLYWLAVVMVSIVGTLITDNLTDNFAVRLEVTTVVFSLALIATFATWYVSQRTLSIQTIFTTKRESFYWLAILLTFALGTAAGDLASESWRLGYGVAGLIFAGLIAVTVIAHFVFKINSVLTFWLAYILTRPLGASIGDFLSQPRSNGGLGFGTIYTSAVFLLVIVALVGYLTVKQRQLAVEHG; from the coding sequence GTGCGGCGCCGCCCGTTCGCTACCGCACTCAATGAATCATTGCTTGCAAGAACAAATAGGAGAAATGACGTGTCAGCCACAATAAACCCGGCAATCACGCCGCGCGAACTGCTGAATAAGGTGCCGGAAGTCACGATTTACTTCTGGATCATCAAAATCATGGCCACAACCGTCGGCGAAACGGGCGCCGACTTTCTGATTTTCAACCTGCGGTTCGGGCTAGAAAACACCTCTTACTTGATGAGCGCACTGCTTGCTGTCGTCGTCCTGTCGCAAATTCTGGTCAAGCAATACATTCCGTGGCTCTACTGGCTGGCGGTGGTCATGGTCAGTATCGTTGGCACTCTCATTACCGACAATCTCACCGACAATTTTGCGGTCCGGCTGGAGGTCACCACCGTCGTCTTCAGTCTTGCCCTGATCGCGACTTTCGCCACGTGGTATGTCAGTCAACGCACGCTGTCGATTCAAACCATCTTCACCACCAAGCGAGAGAGCTTCTATTGGTTGGCGATTCTGTTGACGTTTGCCCTCGGTACCGCTGCCGGTGATTTGGCCTCGGAAAGCTGGCGGTTGGGCTATGGCGTGGCCGGACTGATATTTGCCGGGCTTATCGCGGTCACCGTCATTGCGCACTTCGTCTTCAAGATCAATTCGGTGCTGACGTTTTGGCTCGCTTACATTCTGACGAGACCACTCGGCGCCTCCATTGGTGATTTTCTATCACAACCCCGAAGCAATGGTGGCTTAGGGTTTGGCACCATTTACACCAGCGCCGTCTTTCTCCTCGTGATCGTGGCGCTCGTCGGTTATTTAACGGTCAAGCAACGCCAGCTGGCTGTCGAACATGGATAG